A window of Rhododendron vialii isolate Sample 1 chromosome 11a, ASM3025357v1 contains these coding sequences:
- the LOC131306954 gene encoding 26S proteasome non-ATPase regulatory subunit 2 homolog A-like has translation MLVPGTGNVLKVQHLLGQCTQHLEKGESHQGPAVLGIAMVAMAEELGIEMAIRSLEHLLQYGEQKIRRAVPLALGLLCISNPKVNVMDTLSRLSHDTDTEVAMAAVISLGLIGAGTNNARIAGMLRNLSSYYYKEASLLFCVQIAQGLVHMGKGLMTLGLYHSERFLLSREAFATGMASGLIDFYFNLPFQILLLWCQLPNEHLYTGEIGLYKQLTVGKRIQSTLNGFVAAVCLLLKDGTSLLLFVCRRAVREVQLQETMGGCTWVLLAFQVDYPRSFHHFLMSWSLV, from the exons ATGTTGGTTCCTGGTACAGGGAATGTGCTCAAG GTCCAACACCTTCTGGGTCAGTGCACCCAACATCTTGAGAAGGGAGAAAGCCACCAGGGACCAGCTGTACTTGGGATTGCTATGGTAGCAATGGCTGAAGAATTGGGTATTGAAATGGCTATTCGTTCGTTAGAGCATCTTTTGCAGTATGGAGAGCAGAAAATCAGAAGGGCAGTTCCTTTGGCTCTTGGTCTCCTCTGTATATCGAACCCTAAG GTCAATGTTATGGACACATTAAGCAGACTTAGTCATGACACTGATACTGAAGTAGCAATG GCTGCTGTCATCTCCTTGGGGTTGATTGGTGCCGGAACCAACAATGCTAGAATAGCTGGCATGCTTCGCAACCTGTCAAGTTACTACTATAAAGAAGCTAGCCTCCTTTTCTGT GTTCAAATCGCTCAAGGTCTTGTACATATGGGGAAAGGCTTGATGACTCTTGGACTATACCATTCGGAGCGCTTCTTGCTATCCC GGGAAGCTTTCGCTACTGGAATGGCATCAGGTCtaattgacttttacttcaaCCTACCATTCCAA ATTCTGTTGTTATGGTGCCAATTGCCAAATGAGCATCTTTATACGGGAGAGATTGGGTTGTATAAGCAGCTGACTGTTGGAAAGAGGATTCAGTCAACT TTGAACGGTTTTGTTGCTGCTGTTTGTTTGCTACTCAAAGATGGTACTAGTCTGCTGCTGTTTGTGTGCAGACGTGCAGTCCGTGAGGTGCAGCTCCAGGAAACCATGGGGGGCTGTACCTGGGTGCTTTTGGCCTTCCAAGTAGACTATCCGAGATCATTCCACCATTTTCTCATGTCGTGGAGTTTAGTTTGA
- the LOC131306699 gene encoding heat shock factor protein HSF30-like — protein sequence MEGVTVKEEEVTVISYTAAPGSSSSSTLSLSPPLPMEGIHEVGPPPFLTKTFDMVEDPSTNAVVSWSRARNSFVVWDSHRLSTTLLPRYFKHSNFSSFVRQLNTYGFGKVDPDRWEFANEGFLGGQKHLLKTIKRRRNPSQNMQQEGGGGVCVELGQYGLEEELERLRKDRNVLMPEIKKLIQHQQNLSDKVIAMEERIRSTERKPQQIMSFLAKALHSPSFVQQYLDKYAEGREQQGIEIPQKRRLTMSPSVESLFTNQEEEELGNIEPEIVTETLFSSALDKGSSSEIVNPNIETIPITSGTGLDYGGEIIWEDFLAEDVLGGNEEGEVLVGDQSEIDVEVEDLAGDPLAWLELEILCS from the exons atggaAGGAGTGACAGTGAAGGAAGAAGAGGTGACAGTGATATCCTACACCGCCGCGCCgggctcatcgtcctcatcaaCCTTATCGTTGTCGCCGCCGCTGCCAATGGAGGGGATTCACGAGGTGGGTCCGCCCCCGTTCCTGACCAAGACGTTCGACATGGTGGAAGACCCATCCACCAATGCGGTGGTGTCGTGGAGCAGAGCCAGGAACAGCTTCGTCGTCTGGGACTCTCATCGGCTTTCCACCACTCTGCTCCCTAGGTACTTCAAGCACAGCAACTTCTCCAGCTTCGTTCGCCAGCTCAACACATAT GGTTTCGGGAAAGTTGATCCAGACAGGTGGGAATTCGCAAATGAAGGATTTTTGGGAGGCCAGAAACACCTCCTGAAAACcataaaaaggagaagaaatcCCTCACAAAACATGCAACAAGAAGGAGGCGGCGGCGTTTGTGTGGAATTAGGTCAATATGGATTGGAAGAAGAGCTGGAAAGACTAAGGAAGGATCGAAACGTACTGATGCCAGAAATCAAAAAGCTCATACAGCACCAGCAGAATTTAAGTGACAAAGTAATTGCAATGGAGGAAAGAATTCGAAGCACGGAGAGGAAGCCGCAACAGATAATGAGCTTCCTTGCGAAAGCCCTACATAGTCCTTCCTTTGTCCAGCAATATTTGGATAAGTACGCGGAGGGAAGAGAGCAACAAGGAATTGAGATCCCACAAAAGAGGAGACTAACAATGAGCCCAAGTGTGGAAAGTCTTTTTACAAACCAGGAGGAAGAAGAGTTGGGAAATATTGAGCCAGAGATAGTGACGGAAACGTTGTTTTCGTCTGCGTTGGACAAGGGCTCAAGTAGTGAAATTGTGAACCCGAACATCGAAACTATCCCAATAACTAGTGGTACCGGTTTGGATTATGGTGGTGAGATCATATGGGAAGATTTTCTTGCTGAAGATGTTTTAGGTGGAAATGAGGAGGGGGAAGTTTTGGTGGGTGATCAATCAGAAATTGATGTGGAAGTAGAGGATTTGGCAGGGGACCCTCTTGCTTGGCTCGAGCTTGAAATTTTATGCTCGTGA